A stretch of Branchiostoma lanceolatum isolate klBraLanc5 chromosome 14, klBraLanc5.hap2, whole genome shotgun sequence DNA encodes these proteins:
- the LOC136448448 gene encoding FAS-associated death domain protein-like, with amino-acid sequence MGDTEQRRSIEFKKCLNEIGKKLTDEQLESLKFLCSDYIGRKRQEEIKSPLNLFQALEERDKLRYDNTSFLKEILLTEKREDLVKYIETFEAQQVCTDSNPTQNSGTRLTARGSQRQPPVHQDARWREVFDLVENNLGRNWRQLARKLRLSETEIECISEDYSRRLREQGRQALILWSEKNEDATFQDLVTALRRCQLNDIADQLVKKIASWDNQ; translated from the exons ATGGGCGACACGGAACAACGTAGGAGCATCGAATTCAAGAAATGCCTCAACGAGATAGGCAAGAAGCTAACAGACGAGCAACTTGAGTCCTTGAAATTTCTCTGTTCGGACTACATCGGTAGAAAACGacaagaagaaatcaaaagtcCTCTCAACCTGTTCCAAGCGCTGGAAGAGAGGGACAAACTACGGTACGATAACACCTCGTTCTTGAAGGAAATCTTGCTGACGGAGAAGAGAGAGGATCTGGTGAAGTACATCGAGACTTTTGAAGCCCAGCAAGTCTGTACCGACTCCAATCCGACACAGAATAGCGGAACGCGGCTCACTGCCAGAG GGTCCCAAAGACAGCCACCTGTGCACCAAGATG CTCGTTGGCGTGAGGTGTTCGATCTCGTAGAGAACAACTTGGGGAGAAACTGGCGCCAGCTGGCCCGAAAGCTTCGCCTGTCTGAGACGGAGATCGAGTGTATCTCCGAGGACTATTCCCGCAGGCTGCGCGAGCAGGGTCGCCAGGCGCTCATTCTGTGGAGCGAGAAGAACGAAGACGCCACTTTCCAGGACCTGGTCACGGCGCTACGGAGGTGTCAGCTCAACGACATCGCAGACCAGCTGGTAAAGAAGATTGCGTCCTGGGATAACCAATGA